One genomic region from Nymphaea colorata isolate Beijing-Zhang1983 chromosome 10, ASM883128v2, whole genome shotgun sequence encodes:
- the LOC116261816 gene encoding receptor-like protein kinase FERONIA isoform X2, with amino-acid sequence MKESTCWLPLLLLPVFHLMLFSSFVSSTPFFKPASILLNCGASSNDVDNDKRPWTNDSTTHFGLSNLQSSFAAQTSSTELPSVVPYKTARIFTSASSYNFTALPEGRHFVRLHFFPAVYNDRDTKNAFFSVTTGRYTLLSNFSPAITASALSQNYILREFFITVSSSGYLTLTFTPSPNTSDSFAFINGIEIVSSKKELFPLGASTVPTTQIYPIRDSDALQTIVRLNVGGAYVSPTSDSALSRTWYDDLSYIFAAGLGVTYSRDPNVSIQYSKAVPEYIAPRDVYGTARSMGPNASVNQNYNLTWSITVDNGFRYLIRLHFCEIQSEVFQENQRVFNVYVNDMTADHGFDVIFSAKKNVQADIYTGVAVYRDYMVIQPRSSGKQSDVRIELHPDVDVQPYYGDAILNGLEVFKVNDSSGNLAGPNPDLLPPAPAPENSSPIGRHGGAGHSHEIAGAVGGIAAALVVGACICCLLCGCQRKKKEKGSGGSGSTWVLLSPYAQGENGKSTASSAEKSLGALSNASSGYCRHFRFSEIVEATDNFSESLLLGAGGFGKVYKGVIDGGNEVAVKRGSELSQQGAQEFHNEIEMLSKLRHRHLVPLIGYCEDSSEMILVYEYMARGNLREHLYGRKASPLSWRQRLEICIGAAKGLHHLHTGAKHTLIHRDVKSANILLDGNWVAKISDFGLSKMGSEMDRSHVSTGVKGTFGYLDPEYHRLQRLTEKSDVYSFGVVLFEVLSARPALDRSRPTMEVCLAEWALRCMRKGVIEQIVDPFLSGKIAAESLRKFAETAEKCLADEGADRPAMTNVLWNLEFALSLQSSAEEADEKGVVVGFVGDLDDQEAPLSAKGKRSDDAINWPTPDTLNSSTSFEGGSSTSMGSEQMHPSAVFSQIMNPKGR; translated from the coding sequence ATGAAGGAATCAACTTGCTGGCTGCCTCTGCTTCTGCTACCTGTCTTCcatttgatgcttttttcttcatttgtcaGCTCCACACCTTTCTTCAAACCCGCGAGTATCCTTCTCAACTGTGGCGCTTCCTCTAACGATGTTGACAACGATAAACGTCCATGGACCAATGACTCCACCACCCACTTTGGTCTCTCAAATTTACAATCTTCTTTTGCTGCCCAAACTTCTAGCACTGAACTCCCTTCTGTTGTTCCCTACAAAACAGCTCGCATCTtcacttctgcttcttcttACAACTTCACTGCACTTCCTGAAGGTCGTCATTTTGTTCGGCTCCACTTCTTCCCTGCTGTCTACAATGACCGAGACACTAAGAATGCCTTCTTTTCTGTCACAACTGGGCGTTACACTCTGCTCAGCAACTTCAGCCCCGCCATCACCGCTTCAGCCCTCTCACAAAACTACATCTTACGTGAGTTCTTCATCACTGTCTCCTCCTCTGGCTACCTCACCCTCACATTTACTCCCTCACCAAACACCTCCGATTCGTTCGCCTTTATCAATGGAATAGAGATTGTGTCTTCGAAGAAGGAATTGTTCCCTTTAGGTGCATCCACTGTTCCAACCACCCAAATATACCCCATACGTGATTCTGATGCTCTGCAAACTATCGTTCGGTTAAACGTAGGAGGGGCTTACGTCTCCCCCACCTCTGATTCTGCCCTCTCTCGAACCTGGTACGATGACCTTTCATACATCTTCGCTGCTGGTTTGGGAGTTACCTACTCCCGTGATCCCAACGTCAGTATCCAGTACTCAAAGGCTGTCCCGGAGTATATTGCTCCACGAGACGTGTATGGCACTGCTCGGTCTATGGGTCCTAATGCCTCTGTCAACCAAAACTACAACCTCACTTGGTCTATTACTGTCGATAATGGATTCCGCTACTTGATTAGACTTCATTTTTGTGAGATTCAGTCTGAGGTGTTTCAAGAGAACCAAAGGGTATTCAATGTGTACGTGAATGATATGACTGCGGATCATGGATTCGATGTGATTTTCAGTGCGAAGAAAAATGTCCAAGCTGATATTTATACTGGCGTGGCAGTGTATAGAGATTACATGGTAATACAGCCTCGGTCGAGTGGCAAGCAAAGCGATGTGAGGATTGAGCTCCATCCAGACGTTGATGTTCAACCGTATTACGGAGATGCAATCCTTAATGGGCTTGAAGTGTTCAAGGTCAATGACTCATCTGGTAACCTTGCCGGACCAAATCCTGACCTCCTGCCGCCAGCGCCTGCACCGGAGAATAGTTCTCCCATTGGTCGTCATGGTGGTGCTGGTCACAGCCACGAGATTGCAGGCGCCGTGGGCGGCATAGCTGCCGCGCTTGTTGTCGGCGCTTGCATCTGCTGCCTGTTGTGCGGGTgccagaggaagaagaaggaaaaagggagtGGTGGTAGTGGGTCGACGTGGGTCCTGCTATCTCCTTATGCACAAGGGGAAAACGGGAAATCGACTGCATCTTCAGCAGAGAAGAGCCTGGGCGCTCTAAGCAACGCCTCTAGTGGTTATTGCCGGCACTTCAGGTTCTCAGAGATCGTTGAGGCCACCGACAACTTCAGCGAGTCTCTCCTTCTTGGGGCCGGCGGTTTCGGTAAGGTCTACAAGGGCGTTATTGATGGTGGCAATGAAGTCGCCGTAAAAAGAGGGAGCGAGCTCTCGCAGCAAGGCGCTCAAGAATTCCACAACGAAATCGAGATGCTCTCGAAGCTCCGCCACCGCCACCTGGTCCCCCTGATCGGCTACTGCGAGGACAGCTCGGAGATGATTTTGGTTTACGAGTACATGGCTCGTGGCAATCTGCGTGAGCACCTCTACGGCAGAAAAGCCTCACCGTTGTCTTGGAGACAAAGGCTCGAGATCTGCATCGGTGCGGCCAAGGGGCTGCACCATCTCCACACCGGAGCCAAGCACACCCTTATACACAGAGACGTGAAGTCCGCCAACATTCTCCTCGACGGCAATTGGGTGGCAAAGATCTCTGATTTTGGCCTCTCGAAGATGGGCTCGGAGATGGATCGTTCCCATGTGAGCACAGGTGTGAAGGGCACCTTCGGGTATCTCGACCCTGAGTACCACCGCCTGCAGCGGCTCACCGAGAAATCTGACGTCTATTCTTTCGGGGTGGTTCTGTTTGAGGTTCTCTCAGCTCGCCCTGCGCTCGACAGGTCGCGCCCCACCATGGAGGTCTGCCTGGCGGAATGGGCGCTCCGCTGCATGAGAAAAGGCGTGATAGAACAGATCGTTGATCCCTTTCTAAGTGGGAAGATCGCAGCGGAGAGCCTGCGCAAGTTTGCTGAGACAGCAGAGAAGTGCTTGGCTGACGAAGGAGCAGATCGTCCCGCCATGACCAATGTGCTCTGGAACTTAGAGTTTGCTCTCAGCTTGCAGAGCAGCGCAGAGGAGGCAGACGAGAAGGGTGTGGTCGTTGGTTTTGTTGGCGACTTGGATGATCAGGAGGCACCGCTTTCTGCCAAGGGGAAGCGATCTGATGACGCCATTAATTGGCCGACTCCTGATACTCTTAACAGCAGCACAAGCTTCGAAGGTGGGAGCTCCACCAGCATGGGTTCAGAGCAGATGCACCCAAGTGCAGTTTTCTCCCAGATCATGAATCCTAAAGGGCGGTAA